Within Spirochaetota bacterium, the genomic segment AAATAATAAATTGTATTGAATTAAATAACATTTGCTTGCCTAATTAATTTTTACATATAGCCAACAATCACCACCAGAGATGAGGGATTTTAAGATTCGGTACGCTAATATATTACCAATCAATTGTTTACTTAGAGCCTATTCCAGTAGGCCAGTTGCTCTCCATGTAATGATTCCGCATGCGATGTGCAACATTGCAAGAAAAGTATCAGCTCTTTTTTCCCATCGAACAAGAATCCTCCGGAATCGA encodes:
- a CDS encoding IS5/IS1182 family transposase, producing RFRRILVRWEKRADTFLAMLHIACGIITWRATGLLE